The Nostoc sp. 'Lobaria pulmonaria (5183) cyanobiont' DNA window AAAGCCGGAAAGTTGGAAATATCCATTAAATCAGTAATCAAACGGTAAGTCTTTTCTGTACCATTCTCTTCAATAACATATTCAATTATGCGGACAGAAATTCGGGTCACACCCTTTTTTTTCGACTCTCCATCTGGTGCAATCCATGATTGATAAGAGCCATCTTTGAATATTTCAACTACTTCAAATTTTACATGGGCTGGGACACGACCAAGGAAATGACCTTTTTGTTTAATGACTGCATTGACCATTTTGAAAGAATGTAATCCTCTGTCCCACATCAATAACATACTAGAGTTAATACTGCGTAGGAGTTTTAAAGCACTTCTTCTCTCTCCAATGCGATAGGGGGAACAGAATGCATCTACAATTAAATGAGTACCTGCTTCCACTAAAAATACTAATCTAGCTTTGGGAAAAGCCGGATATGTACCAGGGCGAGAACCAGGATAGCCAAATACTCTTGCGTTTGTTTCTGTTTCGGGAACATCAAAAACTGTTCCATCCATCGCCATGATTCTTAATCCTCCCAAAAAAGCACCAGGTGTTAATACTGTGGCTTTTGGCTTGGCTACCATTTCAAATAACCGAGTCATTACCGCCGCTCCTGTCCTTTGACGAGCTTCTGTAATTGATGAACTTACTGGTATTTTCCAGCGTATCAAGAAAGGTATTTGTAAATAACTTAAGCCATGAATGAGATTTTTGAACACATCTACTATTGAATCACCAGACCAAAAATTCATAGCGATTACTAAAGCTACAATTATGTGAGAGTTCAGTTTTCGTCGTCGTTTTTCCTGACTGGAAGTACTAATAATTGCTCTGGTTATGGTTTGAGATGGGATTACTTGTGATACAGCCAGAAGTAATTCACTTGGATTAATGCAGGCTAGGCTTCTATGATCTCAAAGTTAACAAGTGACATTTCAGTTGTAAAATAGTGTGGGGTAAATTTACCATGTTCTCGTAAATTATACGCGAACACATTCTGCTCTTTCTGCAACTTCCAAGGAGCATTAGTCAATGCCTGCTCCTGACTCGGACATTATTTCTAGGGCTGAACTCCTACAACAAGCGATTGCCACTTTACAACTCTCTATCCAACAAATTCAAGCTTCGGGGGAAGTAGCGCCACCTGGTTGTTGTGTTTTGCGTTACCAAGCACGCGGAAAAAAACAAGCTTATTGGTACTATAAATTACACGCTACCAAACCAATTTTTTCCACAACTCAACCCAACAAATTGAGCAAATATAGGCATTTGGGTAAGGCTGGAAGCCCTGCTCATATTAATGCTGTCCTCTCCGTCGCTAAAAGAACCCAAATCGATCACTTAACTTCATGCATCGACTCTCTTCGTCAAAATTGGGTGGACTTGTACGATAGCCTCAAAGAGAAAAAGTAGTCGAATTATCTCATTTTGTTCTCGTAACTAATACGCGAACAAATTTTTCTTTGTTTTACCCTTCATTTTCCTTAACCGAGCAGTATTGCCGCTCACGGTAGCTATCTTTGATCCGAACTTTTTCTGGGGTTAAGTCAAGTTTGTCTGCCATTGCGATCACTTAATAGATGTAGATGCTGGATTCTTGGCAAAAATAGTTTTTGCCATCTCTAAAAGCCCAGAGACATTAGCTTCCACCGGATTATCCAGAATTTTGAAACCGTTCTTCTCTAATAGCTTCTTAAATCCAGGTAAGAGACAGCCTCCACCTATCGCCCAGATTTCATCCCCCTGATGCTTGGCATCCAATGTGAGATTTACCACTTTCTTCAAGTATTTTTCATACCAATCTTTTAAAGAAGCACTGTATATATCTTTGATATCGATGTCACGGCTGTACTTGGTATGCCCCATTTCCAAACAAAATCGGATTTTGGATGGATCTCCGATTTTTCCGCCATTTAGATGTTTCATCTTTTGGGAGATATCATCGATGAGAACTTCTACACCTATAGGGTAAGCAGTGTGAACTTCTCGCTGACCCCGGTTGTAACGAGAATATAGGGTTGTTCCATTACCAAAGTCTAAAATTGTTAATTTTTTCGGTAGTGGATGCCCAAACAATGCACCCATACCCTCTAGTACAACTTTCAGCACTTCTACTTTTACTTCTGATTGTTTGCCAGCAAGTATTGGCTGATATTCTCCATTGAGTACTTTTTGTAATTCTTCAGCCAGACCAACATCATGTAAGCTGACGACTAATTTTAAGTGCCAAGCTTTACGGTGTGGTAGATGCGCCAATGCACCCAATAAAGTCAATAATGCGTTGTTGACTTTATTTTCATTATTGTCTGTGTTGCGGTCAAAATAATTCCCTGTCCGGTAAGCTGACTCTCCAACTGTGTAAGCAGTACCGTTAAAAACTACACGCCCTGGCACATCTTCCATCTCGGCATTGGTTATATAGCTGGGGACACGAACTACTT harbors:
- a CDS encoding IS4 family transposase; its protein translation is MTRAIISTSSQEKRRRKLNSHIIVALVIAMNFWSGDSIVDVFKNLIHGLSYLQIPFLIRWKIPVSSSITEARQRTGAAVMTRLFEMVAKPKATVLTPGAFLGGLRIMAMDGTVFDVPETETNARVFGYPGSRPGTYPAFPKARLVFLVEAGTHLIVDAFCSPYRIGERRSALKLLRSINSSMLLMWDRGLHSFKMVNAVIKQKGHFLGRVPAHVKFEVVEIFKDGSYQSWIAPDGESKKKGVTRISVRIIEYVIEENGTEKTYRLITDLMDISNFPALLLASEYHQRWEAENTLDELKVHLNGRKIPIRSKNPREVVQEIYGWLLGHYCLRCLMFQSAALKNISPLRLSFTGSLRVLRRAIPEFQRQINNQLDINIYYSWLISEILDLEIPLPQHRSNPRVVKKARSKFKSKKRSHRSNGTLRQQLSFQILRKAS
- a CDS encoding ParM/StbA family protein — encoded protein: MSNIHTWQKIFPAGFDNGYGSLKLLVEGFEVVRVPSYITNAEMEDVPGRVVFNGTAYTVGESAYRTGNYFDRNTDNNENKVNNALLTLLGALAHLPHRKAWHLKLVVSLHDVGLAEELQKVLNGEYQPILAGKQSEVKVEVLKVVLEGMGALFGHPLPKKLTILDFGNGTTLYSRYNRGQREVHTAYPIGVEVLIDDISQKMKHLNGGKIGDPSKIRFCLEMGHTKYSRDIDIKDIYSASLKDWYEKYLKKVVNLTLDAKHQGDEIWAIGGGCLLPGFKKLLEKNGFKILDNPVEANVSGLLEMAKTIFAKNPASTSIK